The genome window CCACATCAAAGCTAATCCCTGAGATGCAGTAGCAGTGACTACTCTACCTCCTCCAGCTGCTGCTCCAATGCACATACTCATTGCACTATGCTCACTTTCAGGGCAAACAAATTCACAATCAAGAAGTCCATCGGCAACAAACTGAGCTACATATTGAACGATGGCAGTTGAAGGTGTTATTGGATATGCTGCAACCACATCTGGCTTTATCTGACGGATTGCCTCTGCTATTGCACCATTTCCATTTAATGTAATTATTTTTCCCATTTTTTTCTCCTTTTAAAGATAAATCTCTTCTACAACCATTTCAAGAGATTTAGGTTTGGTTGGACATTCGATTACGCATATTCCACATCCCTTACAATAATTGTAATCAATACCTTTTACTTTATTATCCTTTACTATAATTGCTGAATCCGGGCAAAAAACCCAGCAAAACAAACAATGAATACATGTTTCTTCTTTAAAAATAGGTTTCTCTCCA of Acidobacteriota bacterium contains these proteins:
- a CDS encoding 4Fe-4S dicluster-binding protein, encoding MTEKGWKELTIGTINLEAGNSLQNYTGTFRSGEKPIFKEETCIHCLFCWVFCPDSAIIVKDNKVKGIDYNYCKGCGICVIECPTKPKSLEMVVEEIYL